Proteins encoded within one genomic window of Sphingosinicella ginsenosidimutans:
- a CDS encoding division plane positioning ATPase MipZ: MAGNGPHLIVFANEKGGTGKSTTAVHTAVALAAEGRRVAALDLDTRQRTLGRYLDNRSATMARAGVDLPMPTHDTFDPAKGESIESAMERMGAGVDILVVDTPGRDDPHARAAMIAADTLVTPINDSFVDLDLIGEVDAETYKVRRPSFYAELVWNSRTQRAKTQGASVDWVVLRNRTQHIEARNMRRVGAALGELSRRVGFRIIPGLGERVIYRELFPKGLTLLDLQQIGAAQVGLGHIAARQELREMIAALALPEPGAQMAPQTAFA; encoded by the coding sequence ATGGCCGGCAATGGCCCGCACCTTATCGTCTTCGCCAATGAGAAAGGCGGGACCGGCAAGTCCACGACCGCCGTCCACACCGCCGTCGCGCTCGCCGCGGAGGGCCGCCGCGTCGCCGCGCTCGATCTCGACACGCGGCAGCGCACCTTGGGCCGCTATCTGGACAATCGGTCCGCGACGATGGCGCGCGCCGGGGTCGATCTGCCGATGCCAACGCACGACACGTTCGATCCGGCCAAGGGAGAGTCGATCGAATCGGCGATGGAGCGGATGGGCGCCGGTGTCGACATCCTGGTCGTCGACACGCCTGGCCGCGACGATCCCCATGCGCGCGCCGCGATGATCGCCGCCGATACCCTGGTCACCCCGATCAACGACAGCTTCGTCGATCTCGACCTGATCGGCGAGGTCGATGCCGAAACCTACAAGGTGCGCCGGCCGAGCTTCTATGCCGAGCTGGTCTGGAACAGCCGCACCCAGCGCGCGAAAACCCAGGGCGCGAGCGTCGACTGGGTGGTCCTCAGGAACCGCACCCAGCATATCGAGGCGCGCAACATGCGCCGCGTCGGCGCTGCGCTCGGCGAATTGTCGCGCCGCGTCGGCTTCCGGATCATTCCCGGGCTTGGCGAACGCGTCATCTATCGCGAGCTGTTTCCCAAGGGGCTTACCCTTCTCGATCTGCAGCAGATCGGCGCGGCGCAGGTCGGCCTTGGCCATATCGCCGCGCGCCAGGAACTGCGCGAGATGATCGCCGCGCTCGCGCTGCCCGAGCCGGGAGCACAGATGGCGCCACAAACCGCTTTCGCCTGA
- the panC gene encoding pantoate--beta-alanine ligase produces the protein MQIIREIEALRAAVAGLRRDGGRIAFVPTMGALHAGHMALVAEAKTRADHVAVSIFVNPRQFGPSEDLAAYPRREAGDARMLEEAGVAILWAPDVATMYPEGFATNVSVAGVSQGLDGAARPGHFDGVATVVAKLFNQVAPDIALFGEKDYQQLAVIRRMVRDLDVGVEIVGVPTQRDADGLALSSRNAYLSPDERRAARALPRALGEAAQAIRDGAAVDEALARARARLEAAGFAPIDYVALHDAETLAPLASLDRPARLLAAARIGTTRLIDNLPVAPA, from the coding sequence GTGCAAATCATCCGTGAGATCGAGGCGCTGCGCGCCGCGGTGGCGGGCCTTCGCCGCGACGGCGGGCGGATCGCCTTCGTGCCGACGATGGGCGCGCTCCATGCCGGGCACATGGCGCTGGTCGCCGAGGCGAAGACGCGCGCGGACCATGTCGCCGTGTCGATCTTCGTCAATCCCAGGCAGTTCGGGCCGAGCGAGGATCTCGCCGCCTATCCGCGCCGGGAGGCCGGCGATGCGCGGATGCTGGAGGAGGCGGGGGTGGCGATCCTGTGGGCGCCCGACGTCGCGACCATGTATCCCGAAGGCTTCGCCACCAACGTGAGCGTGGCCGGGGTCAGCCAAGGGCTCGACGGAGCCGCCCGGCCGGGCCATTTCGACGGCGTCGCCACCGTCGTCGCCAAGCTCTTCAACCAGGTCGCGCCCGACATCGCCCTGTTCGGCGAGAAGGATTATCAGCAGCTCGCGGTGATCCGCCGCATGGTCCGCGATCTCGATGTCGGGGTCGAGATCGTCGGCGTCCCCACGCAGCGCGACGCCGACGGCCTCGCGCTCTCGTCGCGCAACGCCTATCTTTCGCCCGACGAGCGGCGTGCGGCGCGGGCGCTGCCTCGCGCGCTCGGCGAGGCGGCGCAGGCGATTCGCGACGGCGCCGCGGTCGACGAGGCGCTGGCGCGCGCGCGCGCGCGGCTCGAGGCGGCGGGCTTCGCACCGATCGATTATGTCGCCCTGCACGATGCCGAGACGCTCGCCCCGCTCGCTTCGCTCGATCGCCCGGCGCGCCTGCTTGCCGCCGCGCGGATCGGCACGACGCGGCTTATCGACAACCTTCCCGTCGCGCCCGCCTGA
- a CDS encoding fimbrial biogenesis chaperone, protein MRDLAKRLILLFGLLGLAWAGPASASLRVDPFVVYIIPNTPSMSSVVQLTNVTDVQLPFEVTVVKRTVVDGREVDVPADDDFVIFPPQMIIRAGETQTLRIQWIADHIPTQSDSYYVYVTQVAAQVDPNVTGVRVNYQFGISVHVVPPGTEPNFEVAAVRPATNAEGVRGFEIDVRNTGNRFGRMSEHEMSLDGSHSWDRTALKNAVGTGFVLPGEHKTFFVPFDGPVTASSTVTLANRGPA, encoded by the coding sequence ATGAGGGATCTTGCGAAACGGCTGATCCTCCTTTTCGGGTTGCTCGGCCTCGCCTGGGCCGGTCCCGCTTCGGCCAGCCTGCGGGTGGACCCGTTCGTGGTCTATATCATCCCGAACACGCCGAGCATGTCATCGGTGGTGCAGCTGACCAACGTCACCGACGTCCAGCTTCCGTTCGAGGTCACCGTGGTCAAGCGCACCGTGGTGGACGGGCGCGAGGTCGATGTTCCGGCCGACGACGATTTCGTGATCTTCCCGCCGCAGATGATCATCCGCGCGGGCGAGACGCAGACGCTGCGGATCCAGTGGATCGCCGACCACATTCCGACCCAGTCGGACTCCTATTATGTCTATGTCACCCAGGTGGCCGCGCAGGTCGATCCGAACGTCACCGGCGTGCGCGTGAACTACCAGTTCGGGATTTCGGTGCATGTCGTCCCGCCCGGGACCGAGCCGAATTTCGAGGTTGCCGCCGTCCGCCCGGCCACCAATGCGGAGGGCGTGCGCGGGTTCGAAATCGACGTCCGCAATACCGGCAATCGCTTCGGCCGCATGTCGGAGCACGAGATGAGCCTCGACGGCAGCCACAGCTGGGATCGCACCGCGCTCAAGAATGCGGTCGGCACGGGCTTTGTCCTTCCCGGCGAGCACAAGACGTTCTTCGTTCCGTTCGACGGTCCGGTGACGGCCTCGTCGACCGTCACGCTGGCCAACCGTGGTCCGGCCTGA
- a CDS encoding fimbria/pilus outer membrane usher protein — MGLGCAAAALAVASPAVAQDGAQPPAASRLFPLTVPVLDIDRPVGTISARVSQTGDYRIPVASLLPLLQPLYSVSEFSVVSGRLQGVQEIGPDDVARLRLPLRFDAQRVALVIAVPANARGSTDLELSSLGRAPEPSASRQNPAGFSGYLNVNFGFVEDPTLGIGKTRGTFLLESGLRLGGFVLENSATVEIGGAPDRTFSRQATRLTYDIPSANIRLAAGDLFTPTVGFLGSVDMLGISAFRNVTVFDPFQNSRPTGRGSFILAEPSDVNIYVNGALIRQVRLQPGNYNLSNFPLVSGANDVRVEVRNDRGQAQTFTFSSFFDADLLAPGIAQWEVDAGVQATRFNQQVSYDFGDLVVAGFYRRGVSETLTLGANARYVNRQAIVGAEAVTATPIANISFDLAASRGSRRTGVAAAVTVQPQLPDSWRGRGRTLDGFVEYSSRNFGDNAVTGFGQGFRAGIRYSDVLIANRLTFSASAAYSRVYGPGNDGWDASVSLAYRFNYDFILRVTPEYRNTIAGESPFSVFVSLTKRFGRTSRADASYDSRDNRYLAEYDYRSQYGGIGTFGANLTVSGADGQQNLADGTLEYIGNRFEVSGGYAQVLNDGRAGDLGRVRFNVGTAIAFADGVFAIGRPVRDSFAIVRAHPTLGDRQVIVGPHVEGQGDRARTGALGAALLSDLGSYSLSRVLYDVANLPAGYDLGTGSFEFFPPYRSGYSAVVGSNRLASAIGIAADAAGQPLALAVGTVTSVNDSGFADQQVFTNRSGRFGIIGLAPGKTYEVRFPAAGVRIRIVIPADATGFVNVGTISGTGGQ, encoded by the coding sequence TTGGGTCTGGGATGCGCGGCGGCCGCGCTCGCCGTCGCCTCGCCGGCTGTCGCCCAGGATGGGGCGCAGCCGCCGGCGGCGTCCCGCCTGTTTCCGCTCACCGTCCCGGTTCTCGACATCGATCGGCCCGTCGGCACGATCTCGGCCCGCGTCTCCCAGACCGGCGATTATCGAATCCCGGTGGCCTCGCTCCTCCCGCTGCTGCAGCCGCTCTATTCGGTCTCCGAATTCAGCGTGGTCAGCGGCCGGCTTCAGGGGGTCCAGGAAATCGGGCCCGACGATGTCGCTCGCCTGCGCCTCCCGCTTCGGTTCGACGCGCAGCGGGTCGCCCTCGTCATCGCGGTTCCGGCGAATGCGCGGGGCAGCACCGATCTTGAACTGAGCTCGCTCGGACGCGCGCCGGAGCCGAGCGCCTCGCGGCAGAACCCTGCCGGGTTCAGCGGCTACCTCAACGTGAATTTCGGCTTCGTCGAGGATCCGACGCTCGGCATCGGCAAGACGCGCGGCACCTTCCTGCTGGAAAGCGGGCTGCGGCTCGGCGGCTTCGTCCTTGAAAATTCCGCGACCGTCGAGATCGGCGGCGCGCCCGACCGGACATTCAGCCGCCAGGCCACCCGGCTGACCTACGATATTCCAAGCGCCAACATCCGCCTCGCCGCCGGCGACCTGTTCACCCCGACCGTCGGCTTCCTCGGATCGGTGGACATGCTCGGAATCTCCGCGTTCCGGAACGTCACCGTTTTCGATCCATTCCAGAATTCGCGCCCGACAGGCCGGGGCTCGTTCATCCTTGCAGAGCCGTCGGACGTGAACATCTACGTCAACGGCGCGCTCATCCGGCAGGTCCGGCTGCAGCCGGGCAATTACAACCTGTCCAATTTCCCGCTCGTCTCGGGGGCGAACGACGTCCGGGTCGAGGTCCGCAACGATCGCGGCCAGGCCCAGACCTTCACCTTCTCGAGCTTCTTCGACGCCGACCTGCTGGCCCCGGGAATCGCGCAATGGGAGGTCGATGCCGGCGTCCAGGCGACCCGTTTCAACCAGCAGGTCAGCTATGATTTCGGCGATCTCGTCGTGGCCGGCTTCTATCGCCGCGGGGTCAGCGAGACGCTGACGCTCGGCGCCAATGCGCGCTACGTCAATCGCCAGGCCATCGTCGGCGCCGAGGCGGTGACGGCGACGCCGATCGCGAACATCTCCTTCGATCTGGCGGCGAGCCGGGGCAGCCGCCGCACAGGCGTCGCGGCCGCCGTCACGGTGCAGCCGCAACTCCCCGATTCCTGGCGCGGGCGCGGGCGCACGCTCGACGGCTTCGTCGAATATTCCTCGCGCAATTTCGGCGACAATGCGGTGACCGGCTTCGGCCAGGGATTCCGCGCCGGCATCCGGTACAGCGATGTGCTCATCGCCAACCGGCTCACCTTTTCGGCGAGTGCGGCCTACAGCCGCGTCTACGGCCCGGGCAATGACGGCTGGGACGCGTCGGTCAGCCTCGCCTACCGGTTCAACTATGATTTCATCCTGCGGGTGACGCCGGAATATCGCAACACCATCGCCGGCGAGTCGCCCTTCTCGGTCTTCGTGTCGCTGACCAAGCGGTTCGGGCGCACCAGCCGCGCCGATGCGAGCTACGATTCGCGCGACAACCGTTATCTCGCAGAATATGATTATCGCTCCCAATATGGCGGCATCGGGACGTTCGGGGCCAACCTGACGGTGAGCGGCGCGGACGGGCAGCAGAACCTCGCCGACGGCACGCTCGAATATATCGGCAACCGCTTCGAGGTTTCGGGCGGCTACGCCCAGGTGCTGAACGACGGCCGCGCCGGCGATCTCGGCCGCGTCCGCTTCAACGTCGGCACGGCGATCGCCTTCGCCGACGGCGTCTTCGCGATCGGTCGACCGGTCCGCGATTCCTTCGCCATCGTGCGCGCCCACCCGACGCTCGGGGATCGGCAGGTGATCGTCGGCCCGCATGTCGAAGGGCAGGGCGATCGCGCCCGCACCGGCGCGCTCGGCGCCGCCCTGCTCTCCGATCTCGGTTCCTATTCGCTGTCGCGCGTTCTTTATGACGTCGCCAACCTGCCGGCCGGCTACGATCTCGGCACCGGCAGCTTCGAATTCTTCCCGCCCTACCGCTCCGGCTATTCGGCGGTGGTCGGGAGCAACCGCCTTGCCTCCGCGATCGGCATCGCCGCAGATGCCGCCGGCCAGCCGCTGGCGCTCGCGGTCGGCACGGTCACGTCGGTCAACGACAGCGGCTTTGCCGATCAGCAGGTCTTCACCAACCGCAGCGGCCGCTTCGGCATCATTGGCCTCGCGCCGGGCAAGACCTATGAGGTCCGCTTCCCGGCCGCCGGCGTCAGGATCCGGATCGTGATCCCGGCGGACGCGACGGGATTTGTGAACGTCGGCACGATTTCTGGAACGGGAGGACAATGA
- a CDS encoding fimbria/pilus periplasmic chaperone, which translates to MLSKLVRAVLAAAIAFGATASEAARVAPMIVEVQPSGRGAIARVELTNPDARTFPVEAQMMRGEISDTGELTLTPADDDFLVFPAQAVVQPNSQQVFRVQYVGDPALDHSELYYLAIRQVPVDMSVAQNQVQVVVNFNVLVNVIPDGAVANPEMVSAHPATRNDAAGIEVQIANRGNRYFNAGTLEWRIAGTGADGQAYAQTIPPNEIIRSVGVGVVAPGRTRTFFVPTQRPLADAPIQVTLNVPSGSGS; encoded by the coding sequence ATGTTGAGCAAGCTGGTTCGCGCTGTTCTTGCGGCCGCCATTGCCTTTGGCGCGACCGCGTCTGAAGCGGCGCGCGTCGCGCCGATGATCGTCGAGGTCCAGCCGTCGGGCCGCGGCGCCATCGCCCGGGTCGAGCTGACCAATCCGGACGCCCGCACCTTCCCGGTCGAAGCCCAGATGATGCGCGGGGAGATCAGCGACACGGGCGAGCTGACGCTGACGCCGGCGGACGACGATTTCCTGGTCTTTCCAGCCCAGGCGGTGGTCCAGCCCAATTCGCAGCAGGTCTTCCGCGTCCAATATGTCGGCGATCCTGCACTCGACCATTCCGAGCTTTATTATCTCGCGATCCGCCAGGTGCCGGTCGACATGAGCGTCGCCCAGAACCAGGTCCAGGTGGTCGTCAACTTCAACGTGCTGGTGAACGTGATCCCCGATGGCGCGGTCGCCAATCCGGAGATGGTTTCGGCCCATCCCGCGACGCGCAACGACGCGGCCGGGATCGAGGTGCAGATCGCCAATCGCGGCAACCGCTATTTCAACGCCGGAACGCTCGAATGGCGGATCGCCGGAACCGGGGCGGACGGCCAGGCCTATGCCCAGACGATCCCGCCGAACGAGATCATCCGCAGCGTCGGCGTCGGCGTCGTCGCGCCGGGCCGCACCCGTACCTTCTTCGTGCCGACCCAGCGTCCGCTGGCCGATGCGCCGATCCAGGTGACGCTGAACGTCCCGTCCGGTTCCGGTTCCTGA
- a CDS encoding fimbria/pilus outer membrane usher protein, with protein sequence MATALAAVMPAGAAFAQATPAPAEATAAQAEAPAGAPPAPAVAPPGRTVNLTGPLVSGGQVYGDILIQIAPDGAVAFESQSLRAQVGPLLNDAGRQRLDSLINGRPYVAESEYRANGFDLHFDPTRIEVDLAQLSGDLRPTQVLGESQPTEARNYLPTVPPAKFSGYLNISTDIDYNEPVGMRTPDLFLYGAVRYGSFVVEYDTAFSDEFGDNYRFFRRGVRGVFDQPDHYRRFSVGDLRLDTLPILQTPFIGGVAVQRSRQIFDPYAVVSRLGGRQIFIDTPSNVDVLINGAPYQTFQLSPGSYDLSQLPIRTGSNNIQLRIRDAAGRQQLVNFDYFFDPLDLAKGDVEYTAGVGAIARNFSLQPNYTNDAALVGMYRRGISDTLVLGAATQISGDVQVLAGQVGVVPQVVPGSFQLQGAVSHADVDGTGFAGRASYRWRDGDINRQRQVSIAIDYQSAHYRNVGFISAPGLSQFNISASYSQALNPKLTIVTGGNYTMRGGGNSDYVNVFTDFVYQANDRFRISVGGEYGNDDLYGANWGVRLSLTVLFNNRTRASVDYRSRTETLTANVSRGADSYVNSFGYDLSVESNGGDDAAVNGSLTYIGNRFTANAFVQTRGDGFGHITDDQRLRLQLGTSISFADGVFGIGRPIADSFAIVRPHSSIDDKNVIVGRALEGNRYEAASGPLGAGVLPRLTSYNAQDIQYDVDDLPPGYDIGAGVVHVRPPYRSGYRITVGNERFVSALGDLVSDGHPAALVSGTIASTDDAGFTQQPFFSNSAGRFSVVGLAPGKTYEVTLSNGRHFTIAVPADTSGLYRMGTVNIP encoded by the coding sequence ATGGCGACGGCGCTTGCCGCCGTCATGCCGGCCGGCGCGGCCTTCGCCCAGGCGACGCCGGCACCGGCCGAGGCGACCGCGGCCCAGGCCGAGGCGCCGGCCGGCGCACCGCCCGCCCCCGCGGTCGCGCCGCCGGGGCGGACCGTCAACCTCACCGGCCCGCTTGTCAGCGGCGGCCAGGTCTATGGCGACATCCTGATCCAGATCGCGCCGGACGGCGCGGTCGCGTTCGAAAGCCAGAGCCTTCGCGCGCAGGTCGGCCCGTTGCTCAACGACGCCGGCCGGCAGCGGCTCGATTCGCTGATCAACGGCCGGCCCTATGTGGCCGAAAGCGAATATCGGGCGAACGGATTCGATCTTCATTTCGATCCAACCAGGATCGAGGTCGATCTCGCCCAGCTCAGCGGCGACCTGCGGCCGACCCAGGTTCTCGGCGAATCGCAGCCAACCGAGGCGCGCAATTACCTGCCGACCGTCCCGCCGGCGAAGTTCAGCGGCTATCTGAACATCAGCACCGACATCGACTATAACGAGCCGGTTGGGATGCGGACGCCCGATCTCTTCCTCTACGGCGCCGTGCGCTACGGCAGCTTCGTCGTCGAATATGACACCGCCTTCTCCGACGAGTTCGGCGACAATTACCGGTTCTTCCGGCGCGGCGTGCGCGGTGTCTTCGACCAGCCGGATCATTACCGCCGGTTCAGCGTCGGCGATCTGAGGCTCGATACGCTGCCGATCCTGCAGACGCCTTTCATCGGCGGCGTCGCGGTCCAGCGCAGCCGGCAGATTTTCGATCCCTATGCGGTCGTGTCACGCCTCGGCGGTCGGCAGATTTTCATCGACACGCCGTCGAATGTGGACGTGCTGATCAACGGCGCGCCCTACCAGACCTTCCAGCTCAGCCCCGGAAGCTACGATCTGTCGCAGCTTCCGATCCGCACCGGATCGAACAACATCCAGCTGCGGATCCGCGACGCCGCCGGGCGCCAGCAGCTCGTCAATTTCGACTATTTCTTCGATCCGCTGGATCTCGCCAAGGGCGATGTCGAATATACGGCCGGCGTCGGCGCGATCGCGCGCAACTTCTCGCTGCAGCCCAATTATACCAACGACGCAGCCTTGGTCGGCATGTACCGCCGCGGCATTTCCGACACGCTCGTGCTCGGCGCGGCGACGCAGATTTCGGGGGACGTGCAGGTCCTGGCCGGCCAGGTGGGCGTCGTCCCGCAGGTCGTCCCTGGCAGCTTCCAGCTCCAGGGCGCGGTTTCCCATGCCGACGTGGACGGCACCGGCTTTGCCGGCCGCGCGTCCTATCGCTGGCGCGACGGTGACATCAACCGCCAGCGCCAGGTGTCGATCGCGATCGATTACCAGAGCGCGCATTATCGCAATGTCGGGTTCATCAGCGCGCCGGGACTGTCGCAATTCAACATCAGCGCCTCTTATTCCCAGGCGCTCAATCCGAAGCTGACGATCGTCACCGGCGGCAATTACACGATGCGGGGCGGCGGCAATTCGGATTATGTGAACGTCTTCACCGATTTCGTCTATCAGGCCAATGATCGCTTCCGCATCAGCGTGGGCGGCGAATATGGCAATGACGATTTGTACGGCGCCAACTGGGGCGTCCGGCTCAGCCTCACCGTCCTGTTCAACAACCGGACCCGCGCCTCGGTCGACTATCGCTCGCGGACGGAGACGTTGACCGCCAACGTCTCGCGCGGCGCCGACAGCTACGTCAACTCGTTCGGCTATGATCTGTCGGTGGAATCGAACGGCGGCGACGATGCCGCGGTCAACGGCAGCCTGACCTATATCGGCAACCGCTTCACCGCCAACGCCTTCGTCCAGACGCGCGGCGACGGCTTCGGCCACATCACCGACGATCAGCGGCTCCGGCTCCAGCTCGGCACGTCGATCTCCTTCGCCGATGGCGTCTTCGGGATCGGCCGGCCGATCGCGGATTCCTTCGCGATCGTTCGCCCGCACAGCTCGATCGACGACAAGAACGTCATCGTCGGCCGCGCGCTCGAGGGCAATCGATATGAGGCGGCGAGCGGGCCGCTCGGCGCCGGCGTCCTGCCGCGGCTCACCTCGTACAACGCGCAGGACATCCAGTATGACGTGGACGATCTGCCGCCGGGCTACGACATCGGCGCCGGCGTCGTCCATGTCCGGCCGCCCTATCGAAGCGGCTACCGGATCACCGTCGGCAACGAACGATTCGTGAGCGCGCTCGGCGATCTTGTCAGCGACGGCCATCCGGCGGCGCTGGTTTCGGGCACGATCGCCTCGACCGATGATGCCGGCTTCACCCAGCAGCCCTTCTTCAGCAACTCCGCCGGCCGGTTCAGCGTCGTCGGCCTTGCCCCCGGCAAGACCTATGAGGTGACGCTCAGCAACGGTCGCCATTTCACCATCGCGGTGCCGGCCGACACGAGCGGCCTTTACCGGATGGGAACGGTTAACATTCCATGA
- a CDS encoding SPFH domain-containing protein, with amino-acid sequence MTTLADQAPAPALSHSRERSATTSSGYVMLLVMLAMLALIAAGIYQLTGGVPDKLDVDLVTRGGLGLGLAMILVGALGFLFILCGFYLLQPNQAAAILLFGDYRGTDRTTGLRWVLPWMTRTKISTRIHNITSDKLKVNDLRGNPIEIAANVVWRVTDTAQALFDVADYMEFVEIQIESAVRAMAGKYPYDDIEHKEVTLRGDAEAVAQELERELQDRVGRAGITIDESRLTHLAYAPEIAQAMLRRQQAEAVIAARQKIVVGAVSMVENAIQLLSEKDVVDLDDERKAAMVSNLMVVLCSERDTQPVVNAGSLYQ; translated from the coding sequence ATGACGACTCTTGCGGACCAAGCCCCAGCGCCGGCGCTCAGCCACTCGCGGGAACGGTCGGCGACGACCAGCAGCGGCTATGTGATGCTGCTCGTGATGCTTGCGATGCTCGCCCTGATCGCGGCCGGCATCTACCAGCTGACCGGGGGGGTGCCGGACAAGCTCGACGTCGATCTGGTCACGCGCGGCGGCCTCGGGCTCGGCCTGGCGATGATCCTTGTCGGCGCGCTCGGCTTCCTGTTCATCCTTTGCGGCTTCTACCTGTTGCAACCCAACCAGGCGGCCGCGATCCTGCTGTTCGGCGATTACAGGGGCACGGATCGAACGACCGGCCTGCGCTGGGTGCTGCCCTGGATGACGCGCACGAAGATCTCGACGCGAATCCACAACATCACCTCGGACAAGCTCAAGGTGAACGATCTGCGCGGCAATCCGATCGAGATCGCGGCCAATGTCGTGTGGCGCGTGACCGATACGGCGCAGGCTTTGTTCGACGTCGCCGATTATATGGAGTTCGTCGAAATCCAGATCGAGAGCGCGGTGCGCGCGATGGCGGGCAAATATCCCTATGACGATATCGAGCATAAGGAAGTGACGCTGCGCGGCGATGCCGAGGCCGTCGCCCAGGAGCTGGAGCGCGAGCTTCAGGACCGGGTCGGCCGGGCCGGCATCACGATCGACGAATCGCGCCTCACCCACCTCGCTTATGCGCCGGAGATCGCCCAGGCGATGCTTCGGCGGCAACAGGCCGAGGCGGTGATCGCGGCGCGGCAGAAGATCGTCGTCGGCGCGGTCTCGATGGTCGAAAACGCGATCCAGCTCCTGTCGGAGAAGGACGTTGTCGACCTCGACGACGAGCGCAAGGCGGCGATGGTCTCGAACCTGATGGTCGTGCTCTGCTCGGAACGCGACACGCAGCCGGTGGTGAACGCGGGCTCGCTCTACCAATAG
- a CDS encoding toxin-antitoxin system HicB family antitoxin, with the protein MPAASTPKKAFPLRVEPALWAALERTAAADFRSVNAEIEVLLREALARRGVKVAAPEQRPRGRPRKDQA; encoded by the coding sequence GTGCCGGCCGCCAGTACGCCCAAGAAGGCCTTTCCACTGCGCGTCGAGCCCGCCTTGTGGGCGGCGCTCGAGCGCACGGCGGCGGCCGATTTCCGAAGCGTCAATGCCGAGATCGAGGTGCTGCTGCGCGAGGCGCTGGCGCGGCGCGGGGTCAAGGTCGCGGCCCCGGAGCAAAGGCCCCGCGGCCGGCCGAGAAAGGACCAGGCATAG
- a CDS encoding acyltransferase family protein, with product MTPHQNPAGRHYGMDWLRIGAFALLIFYHVGMVFVPWGFHISLPDPVDGATIPMLAINPWRMSLLFVVSGFASHALLGRMSDPGAFLAARTSRLLGPLLFGMAMIVPPQSWVELTVKHGYGFSYLHFLTQDYFRFGMLDGIILPTWNHLWFLAYLWTYTALLGLALIAVPARLYGSIRRIAARLLAGGRIILLPLAWLALVQFGLLPHRQETHMLIGDWYGHALYLPAFLFGFLLAASPELWAPIRRWAGPAAIAAVACFAVVAAIEWAYPDFALPTPPLALAFIVARTGMRWLAIVALLGLADRALNRDHRLRPTLTEAVFPLYLIHQTVIVLAAWVLIRTGMAPLPLFVALVLATAAGSWAFYLAGRSIRPLRPWIGLRPRPRRPRAAPGVAQAA from the coding sequence ATGACGCCTCATCAAAACCCCGCCGGCCGCCATTACGGGATGGACTGGCTTCGCATCGGCGCCTTCGCATTGCTCATCTTCTACCATGTCGGCATGGTCTTCGTGCCCTGGGGCTTTCACATATCGCTGCCCGATCCGGTGGACGGCGCGACGATCCCGATGCTGGCGATCAATCCGTGGCGCATGTCGCTGCTGTTCGTCGTCTCGGGCTTCGCCAGCCACGCGCTGCTGGGCAGGATGAGCGATCCGGGCGCGTTCCTCGCCGCGCGCACCTCGCGGCTGCTCGGCCCGCTCCTGTTCGGCATGGCGATGATCGTGCCGCCGCAAAGCTGGGTCGAGCTCACGGTCAAGCACGGCTACGGCTTCTCCTATCTGCATTTTCTCACCCAGGACTATTTCCGCTTCGGAATGCTCGACGGGATCATCCTGCCGACCTGGAACCACCTGTGGTTCCTCGCCTATCTGTGGACCTACACGGCGCTTCTCGGGCTGGCGCTGATCGCGGTCCCGGCCCGGCTGTACGGGTCGATCCGCCGCATCGCCGCCCGGCTGCTGGCGGGCGGGCGCATCATCCTCCTGCCGCTCGCATGGCTCGCGCTCGTCCAGTTCGGGCTGCTGCCGCACCGCCAGGAGACGCACATGCTGATCGGCGACTGGTACGGCCACGCGCTTTACCTGCCCGCCTTCCTCTTTGGCTTCCTGCTCGCCGCCAGCCCGGAATTGTGGGCGCCGATCCGTCGGTGGGCGGGGCCGGCGGCGATCGCGGCCGTCGCGTGCTTCGCCGTGGTGGCGGCGATCGAATGGGCCTATCCGGATTTCGCCCTGCCGACACCGCCGCTTGCGCTGGCCTTCATCGTCGCGCGCACCGGGATGCGCTGGCTTGCGATCGTCGCGCTGCTCGGCCTGGCCGATCGCGCGCTCAACCGCGATCATCGCCTGCGGCCGACGCTGACGGAGGCGGTGTTCCCGCTCTATCTCATCCATCAGACGGTCATCGTCCTTGCCGCCTGGGTGCTGATCCGCACGGGAATGGCGCCTTTGCCGCTGTTCGTGGCGCTGGTCCTCGCGACCGCGGCCGGAAGCTGGGCCTTCTACCTCGCCGGCCGATCGATCCGCCCGCTCCGTCCGTGGATCGGGCTTCGCCCACGCCCGCGCCGGCCGCGCGCCGCGCCGGGCGTGGCCCAGGCGGCCTGA